The Citrifermentans bemidjiense Bem genome window below encodes:
- a CDS encoding alpha/beta fold hydrolase, producing the protein MNYITVGKENSCNIDLYYEDMGEGQPVVLIHGWPLSSRSWERQVPALLKAGFRVIAYDRRGFGQSSRPGSGYDYDTLADDLHALMTRLDLRKAVLVGFSMGGGEVAHYLGRYGTERVQKAVFMAAVTPFLRKAADNAAGLDAGIFEEIKQAIRADRPSFLTSFLSNFYNVHAFGGKKVSEELLRLSWSIAAAASPIGTLACVDSWLTDFRDDLVRIRIPTLVMHGDDDRILPFAATGSRTHEAVEGSRLIVVAGAPHGLNWTHAEEVNDGLIDFMQEAI; encoded by the coding sequence ATGAACTACATCACGGTGGGAAAGGAAAACTCCTGCAACATCGATCTCTATTACGAAGACATGGGAGAGGGGCAGCCGGTGGTGCTGATCCACGGCTGGCCGCTCAGCAGCAGGTCGTGGGAGAGGCAGGTCCCCGCGCTGCTGAAGGCCGGTTTCCGGGTCATCGCCTACGACCGGCGCGGGTTCGGCCAGTCGAGCAGGCCCGGCTCCGGCTATGACTACGACACCCTCGCGGACGACCTGCATGCGCTGATGACCCGGCTCGACCTGAGGAAAGCGGTGCTGGTCGGTTTTTCGATGGGTGGAGGAGAAGTGGCGCACTACCTGGGGCGGTACGGGACCGAGCGGGTGCAAAAGGCGGTCTTCATGGCCGCGGTGACCCCCTTTTTGCGCAAGGCCGCGGACAATGCGGCGGGGCTCGATGCCGGTATTTTCGAGGAGATCAAGCAGGCCATCAGGGCCGACCGTCCATCCTTTCTGACCAGCTTCCTGTCCAATTTCTACAACGTGCATGCCTTTGGCGGCAAGAAGGTGAGCGAGGAGCTGCTGCGGCTCTCCTGGAGCATAGCCGCGGCCGCCTCGCCGATAGGGACCCTGGCCTGTGTCGACTCCTGGCTTACCGACTTCAGGGACGACTTGGTGCGGATTCGCATCCCGACCCTGGTGATGCACGGTGACGACGACCGCATCCTTCCCTTTGCCGCGACCGGCAGCAGAACCCATGAGGCCGTCGAGGGGAGCCGGTTGATAGTGGTAGCCGGAGCCCCCCACGGCCTCAACTGGACCCATGCCGAGGAAGTGAACGACGGCCTCATCGACTTCATGCAGGAAGCCATTTAA
- a CDS encoding type IV pilus twitching motility protein PilT: MARIDALFKLLHEAGASDLHLSAGSPPIFRLRGEMERQNFKSLGHEELKALLYEILTPKQRETFEEKHDLDFAYSVPGLARFRGNFMMQHRGIAAVFRIIPTKILSADELGLPEGIRNLTKLRKGLVLVTGPTGSGKSTTLAAMIDLINITRREHILTLEDPLEFIHENKMSLFNQRQIGEHSESFASALRAALREDPDVILVGEMRDLETIALAMSAAETGHLVFGTLHTSSAAKTVDRIIDVFPKDGQEQVRAILSESLRGVVCQQLLKTADGKGRAAAQEIMVWNAAIGNLIREGKTFQIPSIMQTGRKDGMQLMDQHILDLLKTKKIAPEEAYRCCTDKRQFEQYLPNKPAEQ, from the coding sequence ATGGCAAGGATTGACGCACTGTTCAAGCTGTTGCACGAGGCCGGGGCCTCCGACCTGCACCTTTCCGCCGGATCCCCGCCGATCTTCCGTTTGCGCGGCGAGATGGAGCGGCAGAACTTCAAGTCGCTCGGGCACGAGGAGCTGAAGGCGCTCCTTTACGAGATCCTGACCCCGAAGCAGCGCGAGACCTTCGAGGAGAAGCACGACCTCGACTTCGCCTACTCGGTACCGGGCCTGGCGCGCTTCCGCGGCAACTTCATGATGCAGCACCGTGGGATCGCGGCGGTGTTCCGCATCATTCCGACCAAGATACTTTCTGCCGACGAGCTGGGGCTTCCGGAAGGGATCCGCAATCTGACCAAGCTCAGGAAGGGGCTGGTGCTGGTCACCGGTCCCACGGGGAGCGGCAAGTCCACGACGCTCGCCGCCATGATAGACCTGATCAACATCACCAGGAGGGAGCACATCCTGACGCTGGAGGACCCGCTGGAGTTCATCCACGAAAACAAGATGTCCCTTTTCAACCAGCGCCAGATTGGCGAGCACTCCGAGAGCTTCGCCAGCGCGCTGAGGGCGGCGCTAAGGGAAGACCCGGACGTGATCCTGGTGGGCGAGATGCGGGACCTCGAGACCATCGCCCTCGCCATGAGCGCCGCTGAGACGGGGCACCTGGTGTTCGGCACCCTGCACACCAGTTCCGCCGCGAAGACCGTGGACAGGATCATCGACGTCTTCCCCAAGGACGGGCAGGAGCAGGTGCGCGCCATCCTTTCTGAGTCGCTCCGGGGGGTGGTCTGCCAGCAGCTGTTGAAGACCGCCGACGGCAAGGGGAGGGCGGCCGCGCAGGAGATCATGGTCTGGAACGCCGCCATCGGGAACCTGATCCGGGAAGGTAAGACCTTCCAGATCCCCTCCATCATGCAGACCGGCAGAAAGGATGGGATGCAGCTCATGGACCAGCACATCCTCGACCTGTTGAAGACCAAGAAAATCGCACCCGAGGAGGCGTACCGCTGCTGCACTGACAAGAGGCAGTTCGAGCAGTACCTCCCGAACAAGCCGGCGGAGCAGTAG
- a CDS encoding aminotransferase: MRFPVSPLIAGVHPPPISEVKSWIAGAPAGLPLIDLCQAIPDYPPPRELTDHLAEVMLDPHTSRYSIDEGLPEVREAICGGYRELYGACIDPSQLILTIGASQAFWLAMVTLCRAGDEVIVQLPAYFDHPMALEVLGIRCVYAPFEEARGGLPSVAAIASLITEKTRAILLVTPSNPTGAVISPETVRELHRLAVSRDIALVLDETYNSFITGGVRPHDLFQEPNWGDHFVHIASFGKTFALTGYRAGMLAASEEFIRHALKAQDTMAVCQPRVAQHAVKYGFERLSGWVAENRVMMERRHEVFRAEFEKPGNAFKLVASGPFFGWVRHPLPKATGREVARRLVEEAGILLLPGEVFGPGLEGYLRLAFGNIREETIPEAVARFREFNP; encoded by the coding sequence GTGCGTTTCCCCGTTTCGCCGCTGATCGCGGGCGTGCATCCGCCTCCCATCTCGGAGGTGAAGAGTTGGATCGCCGGCGCCCCCGCCGGGCTTCCCCTCATCGATCTCTGCCAGGCCATACCCGACTACCCCCCGCCGCGGGAGCTCACCGACCACCTGGCGGAAGTGATGCTCGACCCGCACACCTCGCGCTACAGCATCGACGAGGGGCTTCCCGAGGTGCGGGAGGCGATCTGCGGCGGTTACCGCGAGCTCTACGGCGCCTGCATCGATCCCTCCCAGCTCATCCTCACCATCGGCGCCAGCCAGGCCTTCTGGCTCGCCATGGTGACGCTCTGCCGTGCCGGGGACGAGGTCATCGTCCAGCTCCCCGCCTACTTCGACCACCCGATGGCGCTCGAGGTGCTCGGCATCCGTTGCGTCTACGCCCCGTTCGAGGAGGCGAGGGGCGGGCTCCCCAGTGTCGCCGCCATAGCCTCCCTGATCACGGAGAAGACCCGCGCCATCCTGCTGGTCACTCCCAGTAACCCCACCGGCGCCGTGATATCGCCCGAGACCGTGCGCGAACTGCACCGCCTCGCCGTCTCCCGCGACATCGCCCTGGTGCTGGACGAGACCTACAACAGCTTCATCACGGGGGGCGTCCGTCCCCACGACCTGTTCCAGGAGCCGAACTGGGGAGACCACTTCGTCCATATCGCCTCCTTCGGCAAGACCTTTGCGCTCACCGGCTACCGCGCCGGGATGCTGGCCGCGTCTGAGGAATTCATCCGCCACGCGCTGAAGGCGCAGGACACCATGGCGGTATGCCAGCCGCGCGTCGCACAGCACGCGGTGAAGTACGGCTTCGAGCGCCTTTCGGGATGGGTCGCCGAGAACCGGGTCATGATGGAGAGAAGGCACGAGGTGTTCCGTGCCGAATTCGAGAAGCCCGGCAACGCCTTTAAGCTGGTGGCGAGCGGACCCTTCTTCGGCTGGGTGCGGCATCCGCTGCCGAAAGCCACGGGGAGAGAGGTCGCCAGGCGCCTGGTGGAGGAAGCGGGGATCCTGCTGCTGCCGGGGGAGGTGTTCGGGCCGGGGCTGGAGGGGTATCTGAGGCTCGCCTTCGGCAACATCAGGGAGGAGACCATACCCGAGGCGGTGGCGCGGTTCAGGGAATTCAATCCGTAA
- a CDS encoding sensor domain-containing diguanylate cyclase, which yields MSRCSLKIKMSLVVFLLIGTVSSCVAGLGLLFFMREFKETVAARQFAVVSAMAGELDEKILAAQRELVAVAMSIPPATGRDAAAMQSFLDQRLDLHQVFSDGTAFFSADGRLVAFSPGQTPDIGDNFSKLDFLAATLRSGKALISEPFPSQRRRGHQVVMFTVPVLGGGGRMIGVLGGRVDLMEENFLSRVAHLNLQDGGEFFLFNRQRQIVAHRNHDKIGKPMPAKGMRELLDRAIDGYQGSGEMDNPAGSPSIYSFKRLPARGWILAAERPLSEAYAPIYRAQKLAIFSLALLLPLALITVWLFVGRLTAPLQLFAGRVREIGGDAGKYLPVLVNNNDEIGDLAQAFNAMMQELVINKRSLESEKGFAVQLLQHSAVPCFVIDAEHRVIIWNSAMEELTGVAAGAQLGQIEPWRAFYDEPRRVLADIVVAGTLYEMADLYCCYADSPLIPEGLRAEGWYRLKGKQRYLAFEAAPIRDAEGRLIAAIQTMQDMTLRANNEEQLRGMVAAIGESEERFRRLVELSLDGIAILVGRRFVFVNPAGCEMLGYRSSDELLGKEMREFIQRDSEQQFLEQATCAEETGTTAPWIEERLLRHDRTAVEVELGVGPFVFRGENALQVIFRDITERKLAKARLETLAHYDSLTSLPNRVLFFDRLRHAVFEAKRYQHPMALMFLDLDSFKQVNDRLGHAAGDAVLVEAGYRLRECVRACDMVARMGGDEFTIILTKMADRRDASLVAERVLEAFALPFLVEGESAQVGVSIGICVYPDCDADLDGMVRYADYAMYQAKQDGKNVYRFHLGG from the coding sequence ATGTCCAGGTGCAGCCTGAAAATAAAGATGAGCTTGGTCGTCTTCCTGCTGATTGGTACGGTGAGCTCGTGCGTTGCCGGCCTGGGACTGCTGTTTTTCATGCGGGAGTTCAAGGAGACCGTCGCCGCGCGGCAGTTCGCGGTGGTGAGCGCCATGGCGGGCGAGCTCGATGAAAAGATCCTGGCGGCGCAGCGCGAGCTGGTCGCGGTGGCGATGAGCATCCCGCCGGCCACGGGGAGAGATGCCGCGGCCATGCAGAGTTTCCTCGACCAACGCCTCGATCTGCACCAGGTGTTCAGCGACGGCACGGCTTTCTTCAGCGCCGACGGAAGGCTCGTAGCCTTCTCCCCGGGGCAGACCCCCGACATAGGCGACAATTTTTCCAAGCTCGATTTTTTGGCCGCCACGCTCAGATCCGGGAAGGCGCTGATTTCCGAACCTTTCCCGTCGCAGCGAAGGCGCGGGCATCAGGTGGTGATGTTCACCGTCCCGGTGCTGGGGGGGGGGGGGAGGATGATCGGAGTCCTGGGAGGACGCGTGGATCTTATGGAAGAAAACTTCCTGAGCCGCGTGGCGCACCTGAACCTCCAGGACGGCGGGGAATTCTTCCTCTTCAATCGGCAAAGGCAGATAGTCGCGCACCGCAATCATGACAAGATCGGCAAGCCCATGCCGGCGAAGGGAATGCGGGAGCTTTTGGACCGGGCCATCGACGGATACCAGGGGAGCGGCGAGATGGATAACCCTGCCGGGTCGCCCTCGATCTACTCCTTCAAGAGGCTTCCCGCGCGCGGCTGGATATTGGCGGCGGAACGCCCCCTCTCCGAGGCGTACGCACCGATCTACCGCGCGCAGAAACTGGCGATCTTTAGCCTCGCTTTGCTGCTTCCTTTGGCCCTGATCACCGTTTGGCTCTTCGTCGGCCGCCTCACCGCGCCCTTGCAACTCTTCGCCGGGCGGGTGCGCGAGATAGGGGGGGATGCCGGCAAGTACCTCCCGGTACTGGTGAATAACAACGACGAGATCGGCGACCTGGCCCAGGCCTTCAACGCCATGATGCAGGAACTGGTGATCAACAAGCGGTCGCTGGAAAGCGAGAAGGGGTTTGCCGTGCAGCTCTTGCAGCACTCGGCGGTCCCCTGTTTCGTCATCGACGCCGAGCACCGGGTGATCATCTGGAACAGCGCCATGGAGGAGCTGACCGGCGTCGCCGCAGGGGCGCAGCTGGGGCAGATCGAACCTTGGCGCGCCTTCTACGACGAGCCGCGCCGCGTTCTGGCCGACATCGTGGTGGCGGGAACACTGTACGAGATGGCGGATCTCTATTGCTGCTACGCGGATTCCCCTCTCATCCCCGAAGGGCTGCGGGCCGAGGGGTGGTACCGGCTCAAAGGGAAGCAGAGATACCTGGCCTTCGAGGCGGCTCCCATCCGGGACGCCGAGGGGAGGCTGATCGCCGCCATCCAGACCATGCAGGACATGACGCTTCGGGCCAACAACGAGGAGCAGTTGAGGGGGATGGTGGCGGCCATAGGGGAGAGCGAGGAGCGGTTCCGGCGCCTGGTGGAGCTTTCGCTGGACGGGATCGCCATCCTGGTCGGGCGCCGCTTCGTTTTCGTCAACCCGGCGGGGTGCGAGATGCTGGGGTACCGCTCAAGCGACGAGCTGTTGGGGAAGGAGATGCGCGAATTCATCCAGCGGGATTCAGAGCAGCAGTTCCTGGAGCAGGCAACCTGCGCCGAGGAAACCGGCACCACCGCCCCCTGGATAGAGGAGCGGCTGTTGCGCCACGACCGGACCGCCGTGGAGGTGGAACTGGGGGTGGGTCCGTTCGTTTTCCGCGGTGAAAACGCGCTGCAGGTCATCTTCAGGGATATCACCGAGAGAAAGCTCGCCAAAGCGAGGCTGGAGACCCTGGCCCACTACGACTCGCTGACCTCGCTCCCCAACCGGGTGCTCTTCTTCGACCGGCTGCGCCACGCTGTATTCGAGGCGAAGCGCTACCAGCACCCGATGGCGCTCATGTTCCTGGATCTGGACAGCTTCAAGCAGGTGAACGACCGGCTGGGGCATGCGGCAGGGGACGCGGTGCTGGTGGAGGCGGGGTACCGGCTTAGGGAGTGCGTGCGGGCCTGCGACATGGTGGCCCGCATGGGCGGGGACGAGTTCACCATCATCCTCACCAAGATGGCGGACCGGCGGGACGCGTCCCTGGTGGCCGAGAGGGTGCTAGAGGCGTTCGCCCTCCCCTTCCTGGTGGAAGGGGAAAGCGCACAGGTGGGGGTGAGTATCGGGATCTGCGTCTATCCCGACTGCGACGCCGATCTGGACGGGATGGTGCGCTACGCGGACTACGCCATGTACCAGGCCAAGCAGGACGGCAAGAACGTCTACCGCTTCCACTTGGGAGGCTAG
- a CDS encoding ATPase, T2SS/T4P/T4SS family, with amino-acid sequence MNGLVKEGSIGEILFKSQIITEQELSAALEEQKVSGCRVGEALVRLGVVAQEDIDWALANQLNIPYVRLKKENIDPAAVAKVPGQLARRYSLCPIFLSGSELSIAMADPLNKEAVEEITRVTGCQISISVGLIREIREMHDAMYGPDQNLPELGFSSGHFPAKVLSAINADLSGAMLLNHLLLRVVQKKFASVALQPLGDQVRVLARGEGRTSELGKLSATHYGRLTERIRRLSGIGGAEENPSSGILTFIWQGKRIPFQTLVMPGNGGDYLTLKLHVGAPKISELDDLGVSAGKRADLKALCSEKEGLVLFTGRDPEERSRLIDLFLDACDHADRTVILVGERLGRGRDRWPRLPAGRCGADDTAKVVSAALEHDPDTLVIEDVTELASFIAASKAVMRGKLVVAGMSQGNKGAVLKQLLYLSQKNFLIPTHLKGVVSLKCVLLLCPECKKQYTPAADELAALRLKATAPEYFRPTGCPSCDQTGYSGKKYLLDVIRFDQGLLEAFEVIRDSDEIIRHLKDNGYRGIGEEGAELLERGEISPGEYVASILL; translated from the coding sequence ATGAACGGGCTTGTCAAAGAAGGATCCATCGGCGAGATCCTTTTCAAATCGCAGATCATCACGGAGCAGGAACTGAGCGCGGCGCTCGAAGAGCAGAAGGTCTCGGGGTGCCGGGTGGGCGAGGCGCTGGTCCGTCTGGGGGTGGTTGCCCAGGAGGATATCGACTGGGCGCTCGCCAACCAGCTGAACATCCCCTATGTGCGGCTCAAGAAGGAAAACATCGATCCCGCCGCGGTGGCGAAGGTCCCGGGACAACTGGCCCGGCGCTACAGCCTCTGCCCCATCTTCCTTTCCGGCAGCGAACTCTCCATCGCCATGGCGGACCCCCTGAACAAGGAGGCGGTCGAAGAGATCACCCGGGTGACCGGCTGCCAGATCAGCATCTCGGTGGGGCTCATCCGCGAGATCCGCGAGATGCACGACGCCATGTACGGCCCGGACCAGAACCTCCCGGAACTGGGATTCAGCTCCGGGCACTTCCCCGCCAAGGTCCTCTCCGCCATCAACGCCGACCTTTCCGGCGCCATGCTCCTCAACCACCTTCTCTTGCGCGTGGTACAGAAGAAGTTCGCCTCGGTAGCACTCCAGCCGCTGGGGGACCAGGTGCGGGTGCTGGCGCGCGGCGAAGGTAGGACGTCCGAGTTAGGCAAGCTCTCCGCGACCCACTACGGGCGGCTCACCGAGCGCATCCGCCGCCTCTCAGGCATCGGCGGCGCCGAGGAGAACCCCTCCAGCGGCATCTTGACCTTCATCTGGCAGGGGAAAAGGATCCCGTTCCAGACCCTGGTGATGCCCGGCAACGGAGGGGATTACCTCACCTTGAAGCTCCACGTCGGCGCGCCGAAAATCTCGGAGCTGGACGACCTCGGTGTCTCCGCCGGGAAACGCGCGGACCTGAAGGCGCTCTGCTCGGAAAAGGAGGGGCTGGTCCTCTTCACCGGGCGCGACCCGGAAGAGCGGAGCCGGCTCATCGACCTGTTCCTGGATGCCTGCGATCACGCCGACCGCACCGTCATTTTGGTGGGGGAAAGGCTTGGTCGCGGCAGGGACCGCTGGCCGCGGCTGCCGGCGGGAAGATGCGGCGCGGACGATACCGCAAAGGTGGTGTCGGCGGCCCTGGAGCATGACCCGGACACCCTGGTGATCGAGGACGTCACGGAACTTGCCTCCTTCATAGCGGCGAGCAAGGCGGTGATGCGGGGGAAGCTGGTGGTGGCGGGGATGTCCCAGGGGAACAAGGGGGCGGTGTTGAAGCAGCTCCTGTACCTCTCCCAGAAGAACTTCCTGATACCGACCCACCTGAAAGGGGTGGTTTCCTTGAAGTGCGTGCTGCTCCTTTGCCCGGAGTGCAAGAAGCAGTACACGCCTGCCGCAGACGAGCTGGCGGCCTTGCGGCTTAAGGCGACGGCGCCGGAGTATTTCCGCCCGACCGGCTGTCCCTCCTGCGACCAGACAGGCTATAGCGGTAAGAAATACCTCCTGGACGTGATCCGGTTCGACCAGGGGCTCCTGGAGGCGTTCGAGGTGATCCGCGATTCCGACGAGATCATCCGCCACCTCAAAGACAACGGCTACCGGGGCATCGGCGAAGAAGGGGCCGAGCTCCTGGAGCGGGGAGAAATATCCCCGGGCGAGTACGTCGCTTCCATACTACTGTAA